The following nucleotide sequence is from Paenibacillus odorifer.
TAATCTGCTGGGCGACAGAAGAAAGCGATGGTCTAACGCTGTCGGTCATGCCACGAAATGTCAAAGAGGTACTTCAAGACAGCCTGTTCACGCAAAAAATGCCAATCGTATTCTCATCGGCTACATTGTCTGTGGATAAATCATTCGAATACTTGAAGGACAGTCTTGGGATACAAGATTTTTTATCCTTCTCTGTAGACTCACCTTATGACTATGAGCACCAGATGAATGTCTATGTGCCAGAGCTTCAGAGTGGGGATTTTGCTGAGAAAATGGAAATTTCCCTGAAGCTTATTCAGCGGACTGAAGGTAGAGCACTGCTATTGTTCCGTACTCGTGAAGAGCTTCTGCAGTTCAAGCAGCTTAACTCGTTACGACCGGAAAGCAGTTCATATTCATTTTTATATGAAGGGGATCAAGAAATCAGCTATTTGATTTCGGCATTCCAACGGGATGAGCATAGCGTGTTATGTGCGGTCACCTTATGGGAAGGGCTGGACATCCCTGGACCTTCATTATCTAATGTGATCATATGGTCGTTGCCGTATCCTCCGCTTGATCCAGTGTTTATGGCAAAACGGGCGGAAACCTCCACTCCTTTTGAAGATGTGGATTTGCCTTACATGCTGTTAAGACTCAAACAAGGGATGGGGCGGCTGATTCGAACCGGTACAGATCAAGGAATTGTAACTGTACTTGCGGAAGAGGAAGGGCAACATCCAGTACACGAATATATAACTTCTGTACTTCCAAAAGGGACTCGACTACAGAAGCTGGAAGCTTAAATATCACTAACGATTATAATTGCTCCTTTGGTGAGGCAGATGCTACGGCATTTATGTTTCACTCGAAGGAGCTTTTTTTGTCTAAAATTAAGCATAAGTATTCCTAATTTTACGGATAGGATATTGGTATTTAACTTCCGAGCGATGTCGTATTATTGTTGAGCATGGGATGTATTTATACAGCATCATCTAGAGATTCATCAAGGAGTGTATACGACATGGGTCAATCAGAAGGTTTGTATCAACCAGATCACAACAAAAAGGTTGGGTTTGCATTAGGGATAGGGCTAACCTTAGTTATCGCATTATTGGCGAAATTTTTAGCGGGTTTTCCATTCCTATCTATTATGGGGCAATTGGTCATTGCCATCTTAATCGGGATTATTTGGCGAGCTACGATAGGAGTGCCAAATAGCATCACACATGGCACCGATTTTTCCAGTAAAAAACTGCTTCGTCTAGGGATTATCCTGCTCGGTATGCGGCTTAATCTAATGGATATCGTTGCTGCAGGACCCCGGGTATTTCTTTTGGCAGTCATCGTCATTATATTTGCGATCTCCGTTGTATACGGACTGGCTCGACTGTTCAAAGTAGATAAGCGCCTCAGTATCTTAACTGCCTGCGGAACTGCGATTTGCGGTGCGGCAGCGGTGGTTGCCATCGCTCCACAGATAAAAGCCAAAGATGACGAAACTGCCATTGGTGCAGCTATAGTAGCTATATTAGGCACAATATTTACACTGCTGTACACATTTTTATATCCTTTTCTCGGCTTATCAGATTTAGGTTATGGGGTATTCTCAGGAGCGACTTTACATGAAATTGCTCACGTTATCGCGGCTGCGGATGCTGGTGGAAATGCTGCCGTTGATATGGCGGTCATCGTTAAATTGACCCGGGTGGCCTTACTTGTGCCAGTGGCTATCTTAATTGGGATTTGGTCCAATCGTGAAGAAAGAAAAGTGCAAGGTGGAGCGGCTAAAGCTTCGTGGAAAAGCATTCCAATCCCTTGGTTTATTCTAGGATTTCTAGTCGTCAGTGGTGTGAATTCGTTAGGGATCGTCTCCGCATCAGTAGCCAATGGAATCGTTACGATTGCTTATATGTTAATCGCTATGGCGATGGCAGGGCTTGGGTTAAACGTTGATTTGGCGGCATTTAGACGGCTTGGAATGAAGTCTTTTGCAGCGGGACTTATAGGCTCGGTCATGTTATCTCTAGTTGGATTTATGTTAGTTCACTTACTTGCACTAGCGTAGTTAGCATGTACACCCTGAGTATGAAATGAGTTACTTCATATCCTAACAGCGTCTTTCTCTTTATCATTTAGTGTGGTAGGGTATGCATGAAATGAATGGAGGGACTTCAGGTGAAGTATTGCATAGGTGAATTTGCTTCCATTCTCGGGGTAACTGCGGATACGCTGAGATTATACGAGAAACATGATATTGTTAGGCCTACAAAAGATAACAGCAATAATTATAGATATTTTAATGATTTAGATGCAAGGGATCTGTTAATGAGCAGATGGTATCGCAGTATGGAAATTCCATTGCCCGAAGTGGCACTTTTGATGAAGGAGTCCTCTATTGAGCAAGTTATGGGAATGATGCAGCAGTCTCGGCAGAGTTTAGAAGAAGAGATTAAGCAAAAGACGATGCTGCTAAACAAGATGAATGAAATTCATAAAGAGCTTAAGGAAATAGAGTCCTCACTATATATATGTAAACTTAAACAGCTGCCAGGCATGTACAGGCTTAAGCAAACGGATAAAAATGCATTATTAAAAAATGATATCGTAAAAAGCCTCGTCAACACTTGGATGGATAGGCTTCCTTATGCGTTTTATTCTTTTAAGATTGAGGACGCGGGGGTGTTATCCGGTGATAATAACTTTGACTATAGCTGGGGGCTTACCTTACCAGAGGAGGAAGTGCAGAAATTTGCGATGGATATCGATGAATATGTAGAGTACATTAGCCCGAGTACCTGTATCTCTGCTATCATGTTATCTACGGATGGACATTATATCACGAAGAAATCCTTGCAGTTTATGATAGATTACATCGAAGCAAATGGATATACTATAGCGGGTGATGTGGTGGGTAAATTAATGCTTACTGAAAAAATAGAAGGCAATAACCGCTCGTATTTGGAAGTGAATATCCCAATTCTATAAGTGTATTTCTATAAACACCTGCTCTGAGAGCGGGTGTTTTTTCTTTTTGGACAAGAATTGGACATTGACCTTGGTGCTGCACCAATGTTTATACTTCGGTATATAGCTTGGCAACGTTCGGTAGATATGTATAGATATGAATGTGAAAAATATCACGTTATTGGCGAGCTATAAGATATTAGATACTGGGGGAGAAGAGAATGCGCAACAGAAATTTCACCAAGAAAATGCTCATGTTAACTTTTTGTATGGTGCTGATCGTTTCCATGCTGAGCGGATGCAAAGGAAATGGGGAGTCGGCAAATTCGTCATCATCATCTTTTAAAGCCGGTACATTCGCTGGGGAAGCGGAAGGCAAAGAAGGCGTGATTAAAGTAGAAGTCACTATGGATGAGCCAGATAAAATTAAAGATATCAAGATCGTAAGCCAGTCAGAAACGGGTGGTCTAGGCGATAGTGCACTTGAAAAAATAAAAGATCAAATTCTGGAAGGACAAACCTTGGCAGTAGATGCTGTTAGTGGTGCGAGTCTTTCCAGTGAAGCAATGCTCGCGGCCGTTGAAGATGCCGTAACCAAAGGTGGAGGAAATCTGGAAGTCCTCAAAGCCGGTGGCGTGCAAAAAGCGGGTGAAGGTAAAACGGAAAAGCTTGAATCAGACGTAGTGGTAGTAGGCGCCGGTGCATCTGGTGTGTCCGCAGCGGTAACCGCTGCTGATAAAGGTGCCAAGGTTATTATTATCGAAAAAACAGGAGTTATCGGGGGAGCAAGTAATCTATCCTGGGCTGGTAAGTTCTATAATTCTTCCGCAGCTACTGACAATAATCTTAAAGTAAATGTGGAAAAAGAAATTGCCGATTGGATTGTCAACAATCACTGGAGAGTTGACGCTGCAGCGATTAGACAATACGTAACGAAATCCGGTGAAACTTATGATTGGTTAGCAGAAAAAGGGTATAAAACCAGCTTCCTGAACTTCTTCGGAGAGCAGCTGCATGTACTGCCAGCTTATGAAACCCGTGAAGAGACCCTTCGGAAAATGTTGGCTGAATCGGTTGAACAAAAGGGTGGACAAGTGATCACGGAAACCACTGCCAAAAAGCTGATTACCAATGAAGCAGGAGAAGTTACAGGTATTGTGGCTGAGAAATCAGACGGGACTACTCTTGAAATCACAGCAAAAAGTGTCGTAATGGCAACAGGCGGTTATGCCGCAAATTCGGAAATGGTTAAAGAAGCTTTTGGCTTTGAAGGGGTTAACGGAGGACTAGGTCAGAACGTTGGGGAAGGTCTGAAGATGGCTTGGGAAGCAGGAGCCAAGGTTCCTGATAACTTCGGTGGACAGATGCTGCACCAAACATTAGCCAGAGCAACACAAGGACTAAAAGCACAATATGAGCCTTTTGAAGCAAGTTATCCGCTGATGTTGACGTATCTGCCTAACTTCATGAATGTAGGTTCTTCCGGAGCACGTTTCAGAGATGAAGCAGCGACATTAACATCGGTCGCCGCAGCTAATACGAGTGCATTTAATGGTGCTTATCATATGGTTATCGTATCAAAATCACAATTGGCTGCTCTTCAGTCCAAGGGGATGAAAGGTGTTAACGCACCAAGCCTGCCAGGAATGCCACCAGAATTTTATGCCGAATTTGCAGATCAATTCACGTTAGAGAATCCATGGGTAAATGCAGAAAAGGTCTTTGATTCTATGGTAGAAAACGGAGATGGCTTCAAAGGAAATACAATCGAAGAATTAGCAACAAATGCAGGTATGGATGTAGATGTGTTTGTAGAAAATTACAATAGTTATAAAGAAGCTACAAAAACTGGTGTGGATACTGAATTTGGTAAAGCTGCTGATTATTTAGAGCCAATGGGCGAAGAAGGACCATATTATGCCATCGTCGCTGAAATCAACAACTTGGGTTCTGTAGGTGGCTTGCTAGTAAACACTAAGTTCCAAGTGCTAAATGATAAACGTACACCAGTAAAAGGATTGTTTGCTGTAGGGCTTGAATCGGAAGGCGTATTATTCAACGATACCTATGTTGGCAATGGGGTTGGAATTGGTTATTCCTTTACCTCAGGTCGTCTAGGTGGAGAGAGCGCGGCAAACAGTGCTTTGAAAGCTAATTAACGACAATTTCCCGGAAAATAATTCAATCTTTTTAAAGACGCAGAGTAGACAACTCTGCGTCTTTTTTTGCTGGAGATTAGAGCCAATCTTCTTTTAGCAAAGATTTAAGAAGCTCTACATTTGTTACTCCTAGCTTGGCAGCGATCTGCTGCTCTAATTCAATTTTGGTGATCATCATTCTGTTATTGCATTCTATTCCCTTTGGAGTGAGGACAATATTTTTGTCACGCTGATTTCCTTCGACTTCAACGGCTTCGACATAACCACGGGATAACATGCCTTGAATGCTTTTATGCGTGCCCTGTCTTGAAATATGAATTATTCTACTGATTTCTGAGATCGATAACATTTCTCGGGCCTCAAGAACTGCAAGAATGTGGGATTCGGTCTTATTAATTTGATCCGGGTCTTTGTCTGTCACTATTTTACGTAAAGCTAGATGCTTCTCACTGAGTAAATCGATCAGGTTCATTTTTTGCAGCTGCTTATTCATTAGAACACTCCTAAATCATGGCTCGTTTACCCCAGTATAAGACATTTGCGAATATTGTCAACTTGGTTGACTTGATTTGAGAATTTGTGTTATTGTAATCCAAGTTGACAATATAGAGATAAAAGGAGCTTGAAGATGGGAAGAAACAAAAAAGAAGCATTTTTATTTACGTTCATCATGTGTTTTTTGATGGTGCTGGGTATGAGTATTTACAATGTAGCACTAATGGAGGGTTGGTCAGGCACGTTAGTTAAGGATGTGATTGTCGGCTACTTGCCTGCATTTATAGTTGCACTCATTCTAGATGTATTTGTTGTAGGCAAGGTTGCGAAGGGGATCGCGCATAAGCTGGTTAAAGAAAATGATCCGATGATCAAAAAAATCATGTTCATATCCTTTTTTATGGTGACAGGAATGGTATTGTTCATGTCCTTGTATGGCGCAGTTCTACATGTTGGATTTTCTGCTGAACTACCAAGAGCTTATCTGTCTGCCATAGGTAAAAATTTTATTTTTGCACTTCCACTGCAAATCATTTTAGTTGGGCCGCTTACACGATTTATTTTTGTGAAAATTACTCCAGCAGTGTCTGCGTAGGGAATAAATCAATAGAAGCAATGTACAACAAAACGCTCTCCGTCTGCCTGAATAAGCAGAAGAGAGTGTTTTGTATTTTAAAAGATTAGAAACGTTTATCTATGGCTCGCTCTCTTACGCAAGCGTGTGAACTCTCTTTTTTACAGGTTCGAGTAGATTTAGGGCATACTCATTTCCGCTACCTTTGGGACTATCGTTGCGGATATGCTCCTCCAGACATAATCTGGAATCGTGATCCGCTTGATAATCAGGATGATTATCCAGATACCCCATTAGGGCTTGCCATGAGCCGTAGATATCATCAGTGCTTTCTGTCAGAGCATAGAGGCCGCCGTCGAGCCGCATTTCCTTTAGGTTAGCTGGTATCTTCACATTTTCCGGTATTGAGGCACAGAATCCATATCCGTAAGGTTTATTCTCACCACTTGGATGCGGGTTCGTATTGCCGCCAAACAGCCGTGCTGTGCCTAATAGTTGACTAGCTTCCAACCATTCATTAACTGGGATCATAGCTTCGTCTTCTGGAGAGGTACTAACCGCAACATTGTAGGCAAATCTCATAGCTGGAAGAGTAATGAATCTTACATGAATAGGGGTAGAGTGATTAATAGTTGGCATAGATATAACCTCCTCAGTTTTAGTCATACCATCCGATGGATTGCATGACTTTTCGTTTAGTTCAGATAATAATTGATTTGTAATGGGTTCCTCGATATGGGCAGATATCCACTGTAAAAAGAGATGGATTTCACCTTGTCTATTCATTAGTTCTGTTTTTTGATTGTGAATAGAAGCCGCTTGCTGGCTGAGCGCTTCGTACATGGACTGAACGGACATATGTTTAAGCACAGTTCCAATATCCTTGATGCTAATATCCAGCTTTCTTAATAATGAGGTAACCCGAATGGCGAGTATTGCTTTCTCATCATAAATCCGCCAGCCAGAGCTGCTATCCCGCTTACTTTCAAACAATCCTTGAGCTTCCCAGTGACGCAGAGTCCGACTCGTCAGTCCGAATTGCGCAGAAAGCTTATCAATGGTAACAAATCCGCTCATAGACAACTCCCGTTTCATAGTTTGATAAGGCGCCTTATGTGGATTATTTTAGCATTTAACGTTACGTCAATTGCAAGGAGAATTAATGATTGGGTATTCGAGATAATTTACATTTCTCATACAAAACATTGTCCAGTATTTAACGTCCAGCTTCTACAATCAAGATATTGGTAGAATGTACCTATTGCAATATGAGGCTTTATACGGAGGATGATATTGTTGAAAGCTAGGTCTATGCATCTAACTATGAAATGGAAGTTGATTTTGAGTTTTTCCGCCGTTGTTCTTTTCTTTTTGGGAGTAGCGTTTTATCAAAACCATAAAATCAGCCAAGTGGAGATTTCTATGGAAACGCAAAAAGCTGAGATGGAAAAACGAATTACCGTGTCATTAATTACGCAGCTGCTGCAGGAAATGAATGCGGTAGAATCTTCGTTAGCGGGTTCGAGTGATTTGGAGTTCGTCCAACCCTTTAAGGACAAGCAAACAAAGCTGACTAAAGAGTTGGCGACGGTGGATTTTGCGGCAGATTCGCCGGCATTTAAAGAGTTAGAACAATTACATAGTCAGATTGGGGAATATACGGGATATTTTGACGAATTGGTAAAGACCATAGAAGATGAGCAGCTCGATCCCATGAGTGTGCTGGAACAAATCGATGAATTACATACGAAGGCTACAGCGTTGAGTGAAGTCATGCTAGTGACTAATGAAAAATTGTATACGGCAGCAGCAGAAAATGCAGAAAAAGCACAGGATTATTCTTTTGATCTGCTTAATCTAACCACCTCTATAGTTGCTTACGCAGCTGTGCTAGTGTTTATTTTCACATTAGTGATTGCGGTTATGCTCATACGTTCCTTCCTGAATCCTATTCATAAACTGCAATTGGCTCTGCGAAAAATTGCCGAAGGAGATTTGCGTCAGCAGATTAACTCACCTTACAACGATGAGTTGGGCAGTTTGAGTCATCATTTTGATCATATGGTGGAGCGGGTCCGGGAAATGCTTCAGCATACCCAGTCAGTAGCCTCTTCGCTGGCAACTTATTCGCATTCTTTTCAAGAATCTTCATCTATAACAGCGCATACGAATCAAGATATCGTAAGCACTATACAGGAAATTTCGGTAGGCGCAGAACAGCAGGCAGGACAATCCGAGCAGAGCGCTGGCCTGATTCAGGAGCTGGAACGTGAAGTGAACGAGATCACGGAGTATACCGAGGTTATGCTGGCTACCAGTCAAACGGCTAATCACAATACTCGTAAAGGATCTGAATCCGTCATCGCCCTCCGGGAGGTGTCTGAGCATTCGCGAGAATCTGTTAATAAAGTATATCTGGCTTTAACCAAACTGAGTGATCAATCAAAGGACATCTCGCGCATCACTAAATCCATAACAGATATTTCTAATCAGACCAATATCCTCTCACTTAACGCAGCAATTGAAGCAGCCCGCGCGGGTGCCTACGGAAAAGGGTTCGCTGTCATCGCTGATGAAGTAAGACAATTATCTGTGCAGACCAAAGAGTCCTCCGTACATATCAGTCAGATTATTAGCGAGCTGCAATCCGGGATGGATGAATTCCAGCAATATATGCTGGTGACCAAAGGAAATCTTGAGGAACAGGATCATAAAGTGGCCGAAACGTTGTCCTCTTTCGAAGCGATTGATCAATCTATTGTGGAGATTAGTAAACAGATTGGGCAAATTCACGACAAAGTGGATATGACTCAGACTATGAACCGTAGACTCGCAGAGTCTGTGCATGCCGTCGCGGCCATCGCCGAGGAAACTGCGGCAGGAGTGCAAGAGGTGAACGCCTCCAGCGTACAGCAGGATCATGCTATCCGTGATATAGCCCGTCAAGCCATTGAGATTAATGAAATTTCGCAGAATTTATTCAAAGAAATCAATATTTTTAAGATTGATTCAGATGGGGACGATGGGGTCAGCGATGAAGGGGACAGGGATACAAAGCATGCTGGCACTCCAGAAGCTGGGGACACATTAGGAGACGCATTAGGAGATGATACATTAGGTGCTGGCGATCCTCCAGATGATAGCGGTACTCCAAATGATGGTGGTACACCAAATGCAGACGCTTCTAAAGAGGGGTCTTATCTGACAATCTCTGCGTAGCTCAGCGGGAATTGGCATTCGTAGCGTAAGGTGGAATAGAGAATAGAGAATAGAAAATAGAGAATAGAGTAGGGAGTA
It contains:
- a CDS encoding MerR family transcriptional regulator, which produces MSGFVTIDKLSAQFGLTSRTLRHWEAQGLFESKRDSSSGWRIYDEKAILAIRVTSLLRKLDISIKDIGTVLKHMSVQSMYEALSQQAASIHNQKTELMNRQGEIHLFLQWISAHIEEPITNQLLSELNEKSCNPSDGMTKTEEVISMPTINHSTPIHVRFITLPAMRFAYNVAVSTSPEDEAMIPVNEWLEASQLLGTARLFGGNTNPHPSGENKPYGYGFCASIPENVKIPANLKEMRLDGGLYALTESTDDIYGSWQALMGYLDNHPDYQADHDSRLCLEEHIRNDSPKGSGNEYALNLLEPVKKRVHTLA
- a CDS encoding FAD-dependent oxidoreductase, whose protein sequence is MRNRNFTKKMLMLTFCMVLIVSMLSGCKGNGESANSSSSSFKAGTFAGEAEGKEGVIKVEVTMDEPDKIKDIKIVSQSETGGLGDSALEKIKDQILEGQTLAVDAVSGASLSSEAMLAAVEDAVTKGGGNLEVLKAGGVQKAGEGKTEKLESDVVVVGAGASGVSAAVTAADKGAKVIIIEKTGVIGGASNLSWAGKFYNSSAATDNNLKVNVEKEIADWIVNNHWRVDAAAIRQYVTKSGETYDWLAEKGYKTSFLNFFGEQLHVLPAYETREETLRKMLAESVEQKGGQVITETTAKKLITNEAGEVTGIVAEKSDGTTLEITAKSVVMATGGYAANSEMVKEAFGFEGVNGGLGQNVGEGLKMAWEAGAKVPDNFGGQMLHQTLARATQGLKAQYEPFEASYPLMLTYLPNFMNVGSSGARFRDEAATLTSVAAANTSAFNGAYHMVIVSKSQLAALQSKGMKGVNAPSLPGMPPEFYAEFADQFTLENPWVNAEKVFDSMVENGDGFKGNTIEELATNAGMDVDVFVENYNSYKEATKTGVDTEFGKAADYLEPMGEEGPYYAIVAEINNLGSVGGLLVNTKFQVLNDKRTPVKGLFAVGLESEGVLFNDTYVGNGVGIGYSFTSGRLGGESAANSALKAN
- a CDS encoding DUF2798 domain-containing protein yields the protein MGRNKKEAFLFTFIMCFLMVLGMSIYNVALMEGWSGTLVKDVIVGYLPAFIVALILDVFVVGKVAKGIAHKLVKENDPMIKKIMFISFFMVTGMVLFMSLYGAVLHVGFSAELPRAYLSAIGKNFIFALPLQIILVGPLTRFIFVKITPAVSA
- a CDS encoding MarR family winged helix-turn-helix transcriptional regulator, encoding MNKQLQKMNLIDLLSEKHLALRKIVTDKDPDQINKTESHILAVLEAREMLSISEISRIIHISRQGTHKSIQGMLSRGYVEAVEVEGNQRDKNIVLTPKGIECNNRMMITKIELEQQIAAKLGVTNVELLKSLLKEDWL
- a CDS encoding methyl-accepting chemotaxis protein, which codes for METQKAEMEKRITVSLITQLLQEMNAVESSLAGSSDLEFVQPFKDKQTKLTKELATVDFAADSPAFKELEQLHSQIGEYTGYFDELVKTIEDEQLDPMSVLEQIDELHTKATALSEVMLVTNEKLYTAAAENAEKAQDYSFDLLNLTTSIVAYAAVLVFIFTLVIAVMLIRSFLNPIHKLQLALRKIAEGDLRQQINSPYNDELGSLSHHFDHMVERVREMLQHTQSVASSLATYSHSFQESSSITAHTNQDIVSTIQEISVGAEQQAGQSEQSAGLIQELEREVNEITEYTEVMLATSQTANHNTRKGSESVIALREVSEHSRESVNKVYLALTKLSDQSKDISRITKSITDISNQTNILSLNAAIEAARAGAYGKGFAVIADEVRQLSVQTKESSVHISQIISELQSGMDEFQQYMLVTKGNLEEQDHKVAETLSSFEAIDQSIVEISKQIGQIHDKVDMTQTMNRRLAESVHAVAAIAEETAAGVQEVNASSVQQDHAIRDIARQAIEINEISQNLFKEINIFKIDSDGDDGVSDEGDRDTKHAGTPEAGDTLGDALGDDTLGAGDPPDDSGTPNDGGTPNADASKEGSYLTISA
- a CDS encoding YeiH family protein — its product is MGQSEGLYQPDHNKKVGFALGIGLTLVIALLAKFLAGFPFLSIMGQLVIAILIGIIWRATIGVPNSITHGTDFSSKKLLRLGIILLGMRLNLMDIVAAGPRVFLLAVIVIIFAISVVYGLARLFKVDKRLSILTACGTAICGAAAVVAIAPQIKAKDDETAIGAAIVAILGTIFTLLYTFLYPFLGLSDLGYGVFSGATLHEIAHVIAAADAGGNAAVDMAVIVKLTRVALLVPVAILIGIWSNREERKVQGGAAKASWKSIPIPWFILGFLVVSGVNSLGIVSASVANGIVTIAYMLIAMAMAGLGLNVDLAAFRRLGMKSFAAGLIGSVMLSLVGFMLVHLLALA
- a CDS encoding MerR family transcriptional regulator — its product is MKYCIGEFASILGVTADTLRLYEKHDIVRPTKDNSNNYRYFNDLDARDLLMSRWYRSMEIPLPEVALLMKESSIEQVMGMMQQSRQSLEEEIKQKTMLLNKMNEIHKELKEIESSLYICKLKQLPGMYRLKQTDKNALLKNDIVKSLVNTWMDRLPYAFYSFKIEDAGVLSGDNNFDYSWGLTLPEEEVQKFAMDIDEYVEYISPSTCISAIMLSTDGHYITKKSLQFMIDYIEANGYTIAGDVVGKLMLTEKIEGNNRSYLEVNIPIL